The following proteins are encoded in a genomic region of Dasypus novemcinctus isolate mDasNov1 chromosome 21, mDasNov1.1.hap2, whole genome shotgun sequence:
- the RFNG gene encoding beta-1,3-N-acetylglucosaminyltransferase radical fringe isoform X1: MSRARGALCRACLVLSAALAALLLLPLPLPRAPAPAQPAPATPATPAPPAAHPRLRPDDVFIAVKTTRKNHGPRLALLLRTWVSRARRQTFIFTDGEDPALQLYGGSHVINTNCSAVHTRQALCCKMSVEYDKFIESGRKWFCHVDDDNYVNPRRLLRLLSAFSPSQDIYLGRPSLDHPIEATERVPGGGTAATVKFWFATGGAGFCLSRGLGLKMSPWAGLGGFMSTAERVRLPDDCTVGYIVEGLLGAHLRRSPLFHSHLEDLRKLPADTLLQQVTLSYGGPENPHNVVTVAGGFSLQQDPTRFKSVHCLLYPDTDWCPTRQQG; the protein is encoded by the exons ATGAGCCGGGCGCGGGGCGCGCTGTGCAGGGCCTGCCTGGTGCTGTCGGCGGCCCTGGccgcgctgctgctgctgccactgcccCTGCCCCGCGCGCCCGCCCCGGCCCAGCCGGCCCCCGCGACCCCCGcgacccccgccccgcccgccgcccacccgCGTCTGCGGCCCGACGACGTCTTCATCGCCGTCAAGACCACCCGCAAGAACCACGGGCCGCGCCTGGCGCTGCTGCTGCGCACCTGGGTCTCCCGGGCCCGACGGCAG ACTTTCATCTTCACGGACGGGGAAGACCCCGCGCTCCAGCTCTACGGAG GCAGCCACGTCATCAACACCAACTGCTCGGCGGTGCACACGCGCCAGGCCCTCTGCTGCAAGATGTCGGTGGAGTACGACAAGTTCATCGAGTCGGGGCGCAA GTGGTTCTGCCACGTGGACGATGACAACTACGTGAACCCGCGGCGCCTGCTGCGCCTGCTGTCCGCCTTCTCACCCAGCCAGGACATCTACCTGGGCCGGCCCAGCCTGGACCACCCCATCGAGGCCACTGAGAGGGTCCCGGGCGGCGGCACC GCGGCCACCGTCAAGTTCTGGTTTGCCACCGGGGGGGCCGGGTTCTGCCTCAGCAGGGGCCTGGGCCTCAAGATGAGCCCATGGGCCGG cctgggCGGCTTTATGAGCACGGCCGAGAGGGTGCGGCTGCCCGACGACTGCACGGTAGGCTACATCGTGGAGGGGCTGCTGGGCGCGCACCTGCGGCGCAGCCCGCTCTTCCACTCGCACCTGGAGGACCTGCGGAAGCTGCCGGCTGACACCCTGCTCCAGCAG gtCACCCTGAGCTACGGGGGCCCTGAGAACCCACACAACGTGGTGACTGTGGCCGGAGGCTTCAGCCTGCAGCAGGACCCTACGCG GTTCAAGTCCGTCCACTGCCTTCTCTACCCAGACACGGACTGGTGTCCCACGCGGCAGCAGGGCTga
- the RFNG gene encoding beta-1,3-N-acetylglucosaminyltransferase radical fringe isoform X2 produces MSRARGALCRACLVLSAALAALLLLPLPLPRAPAPAQPAPATPATPAPPAAHPRLRPDDVFIAVKTTRKNHGPRLALLLRTWVSRARRQTFIFTDGEDPALQLYGGSHVINTNCSAVHTRQALCCKMSVEYDKFIESGRKWFCHVDDDNYVNPRRLLRLLSAFSPSQDIYLGRPSLDHPIEATERVPGGGTAATVKFWFATGGAGFCLSRGLGLKMSPWAGLGGFMSTAERVRLPDDCTVGYIVEGLLGAHLRRSPLFHSHLEDLRKLPADTLLQQVTLSYGGPENPHNVVTVAGGFSLQQDPTRHGLVSHAAAGLTAA; encoded by the exons ATGAGCCGGGCGCGGGGCGCGCTGTGCAGGGCCTGCCTGGTGCTGTCGGCGGCCCTGGccgcgctgctgctgctgccactgcccCTGCCCCGCGCGCCCGCCCCGGCCCAGCCGGCCCCCGCGACCCCCGcgacccccgccccgcccgccgcccacccgCGTCTGCGGCCCGACGACGTCTTCATCGCCGTCAAGACCACCCGCAAGAACCACGGGCCGCGCCTGGCGCTGCTGCTGCGCACCTGGGTCTCCCGGGCCCGACGGCAG ACTTTCATCTTCACGGACGGGGAAGACCCCGCGCTCCAGCTCTACGGAG GCAGCCACGTCATCAACACCAACTGCTCGGCGGTGCACACGCGCCAGGCCCTCTGCTGCAAGATGTCGGTGGAGTACGACAAGTTCATCGAGTCGGGGCGCAA GTGGTTCTGCCACGTGGACGATGACAACTACGTGAACCCGCGGCGCCTGCTGCGCCTGCTGTCCGCCTTCTCACCCAGCCAGGACATCTACCTGGGCCGGCCCAGCCTGGACCACCCCATCGAGGCCACTGAGAGGGTCCCGGGCGGCGGCACC GCGGCCACCGTCAAGTTCTGGTTTGCCACCGGGGGGGCCGGGTTCTGCCTCAGCAGGGGCCTGGGCCTCAAGATGAGCCCATGGGCCGG cctgggCGGCTTTATGAGCACGGCCGAGAGGGTGCGGCTGCCCGACGACTGCACGGTAGGCTACATCGTGGAGGGGCTGCTGGGCGCGCACCTGCGGCGCAGCCCGCTCTTCCACTCGCACCTGGAGGACCTGCGGAAGCTGCCGGCTGACACCCTGCTCCAGCAG gtCACCCTGAGCTACGGGGGCCCTGAGAACCCACACAACGTGGTGACTGTGGCCGGAGGCTTCAGCCTGCAGCAGGACCCTACGCG ACACGGACTGGTGTCCCACGCGGCAGCAGGGCTgaccgcggcctga